A single genomic interval of Ruminococcus sp. NK3A76 harbors:
- a CDS encoding carbon-nitrogen hydrolase family protein — translation MNKLRVALLQTEPTGTLEGNLKKGIDYCRQAAKNGADIAIFPEMYSIGYDIYGRPAEDWTKQAIGADDAFVAAFRDIAAELEMAVGITFLEKHDPAPLNTVILFDRKGRQALKYSKVHTCDFSAEAALSPGEEFYVCELDTKAGLVKTGSMICFDREFPESARILMLKGAELILAPNACPMEINRLSALRTRAYENMLAVATCNYPDTVPDCNGHSTVFDGVAWLRDEPGVRDMCILEADGSDGIFYADIDLDMLRSYRESEVMGNKYRRAGVYGILTR, via the coding sequence ATGAACAAGCTGAGAGTTGCGCTTTTGCAGACAGAGCCGACAGGCACACTTGAAGGAAATCTTAAGAAGGGGATAGACTACTGCCGTCAGGCCGCAAAGAACGGTGCTGATATTGCAATATTCCCGGAGATGTACAGCATCGGCTATGACATCTACGGCCGCCCTGCCGAGGATTGGACAAAGCAGGCGATAGGAGCAGATGATGCGTTTGTAGCTGCTTTCCGTGACATTGCAGCGGAGCTTGAAATGGCTGTAGGCATAACATTTTTAGAAAAGCACGACCCTGCGCCTTTGAACACGGTGATTCTCTTTGACCGGAAGGGTAGGCAGGCGTTAAAATACTCAAAGGTTCACACCTGTGATTTCAGTGCCGAGGCAGCACTCAGCCCGGGGGAGGAGTTTTATGTGTGCGAGCTTGACACAAAAGCAGGCTTAGTGAAGACCGGTTCGATGATATGCTTTGACAGGGAGTTCCCCGAGAGTGCGAGGATACTCATGCTAAAGGGCGCAGAGCTTATCCTTGCGCCAAATGCCTGCCCTATGGAGATAAACCGTCTCAGCGCACTCAGGACCCGTGCCTACGAGAATATGCTGGCTGTCGCCACCTGCAATTATCCTGACACCGTGCCCGACTGCAACGGACACTCTACTGTGTTTGACGGTGTTGCATGGCTGCGTGACGAGCCGGGTGTGCGTGATATGTGCATTCTCGAAGCCGACGGCTCAGACGGGATATTCTATGCCGACATCGACCTTGATATGCTGCGCAGTTACCGTGAGAGTGAAGTCATGGGCAACAAATACCGCAGAGCCGGAGTTTATGGTATACTTACACGGTGA
- a CDS encoding NfeD family protein: MSGTMLIVAWAIAFAFFVIVEVATPGALVSIWLGIGALFAMFCAVGELPFWVQLLVFVVSSTVLLIVTRPFVRKFQGEVKETNYELNVGKTAIVTEDIDNEKCLGRVNLDGTHWAAVSADDVFIPAGTSVTVREVSGAKLIVAKQL, translated from the coding sequence ATGAGCGGAACAATGTTAATAGTCGCATGGGCAATAGCTTTTGCATTTTTTGTGATCGTTGAAGTAGCAACACCGGGTGCGCTTGTATCGATCTGGCTTGGTATCGGTGCGCTTTTTGCTATGTTCTGTGCAGTCGGAGAGCTGCCATTCTGGGTACAGCTGCTCGTGTTCGTCGTTTCATCGACTGTCCTTCTGATAGTCACACGGCCTTTCGTCAGGAAATTCCAGGGCGAGGTCAAGGAAACGAACTATGAGCTCAATGTCGGTAAAACGGCTATCGTTACTGAAGATATAGATAACGAGAAATGTCTTGGCCGTGTCAACCTTGACGGTACTCATTGGGCTGCAGTTTCAGCAGACGATGTGTTTATCCCTGCCGGGACGTCCGTTACTGTCCGTGAGGTGAGCGGTGCAAAGCTCATCGTTGCAAAACAATTATAA
- a CDS encoding SPFH domain-containing protein — MGVGGYILLGLAIFVILVIIGNIKIVPQAYVYVIERLGAFHAAWNTGLHVTIPFFDRVAKKVSLKDQVLDFKPQSVITKDNVSMQIDTVVFFQITNAMQFTYGVERPISAIENLTATTLRNIVGNLDLQQTLTSRDIINTNITKILDEATDRWGIKVQRVELKNILPPREIQEAMDKQMKADREKREKVTQAEAEKEAQILVAEGERNAKILRAEADKQAQILKAEAEKQTLILHAEAVREQKMREAEGEAQAINMVQQALADSIVKLNEANPNEQVIQLKSLEAFSKAADGKATKIIIPSEIQGLAGLAAGLKGTIADGGNVVNTSVRQ; from the coding sequence ATGGGAGTTGGCGGTTATATTTTATTGGGACTTGCGATATTTGTTATCCTTGTTATTATAGGTAATATCAAAATAGTTCCTCAGGCTTATGTTTATGTTATTGAAAGACTCGGTGCGTTCCATGCAGCATGGAATACCGGCCTTCACGTTACAATACCTTTCTTCGACAGAGTTGCCAAGAAGGTATCCCTTAAGGATCAGGTGCTTGATTTCAAGCCCCAGAGCGTTATCACAAAGGATAACGTATCTATGCAGATAGATACTGTTGTCTTCTTCCAGATAACCAACGCTATGCAGTTCACATACGGCGTTGAACGTCCTATCTCTGCTATCGAGAACCTTACAGCTACTACACTCCGTAATATAGTTGGTAACCTCGACCTTCAGCAGACACTTACATCAAGAGATATCATCAATACAAATATCACTAAGATACTCGACGAGGCTACTGACCGTTGGGGTATCAAGGTTCAGAGAGTCGAGCTCAAGAATATCCTTCCTCCCCGTGAGATACAGGAGGCTATGGATAAGCAGATGAAGGCCGACAGAGAGAAGAGAGAGAAGGTAACTCAGGCAGAGGCTGAGAAGGAAGCTCAGATACTCGTTGCAGAGGGTGAAAGAAACGCTAAGATCCTTCGTGCAGAGGCTGATAAGCAGGCTCAGATACTTAAGGCAGAGGCTGAAAAGCAGACACTTATACTCCACGCAGAGGCTGTAAGAGAGCAGAAGATGCGTGAGGCAGAGGGTGAAGCTCAGGCTATCAATATGGTTCAGCAGGCACTTGCTGACAGTATCGTTAAGCTCAATGAAGCTAACCCGAACGAGCAGGTCATCCAGCTCAAGAGCCTTGAAGCATTCTCTAAGGCTGCTGACGGTAAGGCTACAAAGATCATTATCCCGAGCGAGATACAGGGCCTTGCAGGTCTTGCAGCAGGTTTAAAGGGCACTATCGCTGACGGCGGTAATGTCGTAAATACAAGTGTAAGGCAGTAA
- a CDS encoding TIGR00266 family protein: MNVEVKGTPLPVAICHLASGEQIITEKGAMSWMSPNMQMETKGGGLGKMFSRALQGEAMFQNIYTAMGGEGMIAMGSSFPGDIMVLDVSQTPIIAQKSAFLASESTVVQEMHFKKKLGAGLFGGEGFIMQKFSGTGKVILEIDGSVMMYELQAGQSMLVDTGCLALMDATVNMEIETVKGLGNKLLGGEGFFNTKVTGPGRVWLQTMPASNLASVVASYITTSS, from the coding sequence ATGAATGTAGAAGTTAAGGGTACTCCGTTGCCGGTGGCTATCTGTCACCTCGCATCGGGCGAGCAGATCATCACCGAGAAGGGCGCTATGAGCTGGATGTCTCCCAATATGCAGATGGAGACTAAGGGCGGTGGCCTCGGCAAGATGTTCTCCCGTGCTCTCCAGGGCGAAGCAATGTTCCAGAATATCTATACCGCTATGGGCGGCGAGGGTATGATCGCTATGGGTTCGAGCTTCCCCGGTGATATCATGGTGCTCGACGTTTCCCAGACACCTATCATTGCACAGAAGTCCGCATTCCTCGCAAGTGAGTCAACTGTTGTTCAGGAGATGCACTTCAAGAAGAAGCTCGGCGCCGGCCTTTTCGGCGGTGAAGGCTTCATCATGCAGAAGTTCTCCGGCACAGGTAAGGTCATCCTCGAGATCGACGGCTCTGTTATGATGTATGAGCTCCAGGCCGGTCAGTCTATGCTTGTCGACACAGGCTGTCTTGCTCTTATGGACGCTACAGTTAATATGGAGATCGAGACTGTCAAGGGTCTTGGTAACAAGCTCCTCGGCGGTGAAGGCTTCTTCAATACTAAGGTAACAGGCCCTGGCCGTGTATGGCTCCAGACAATGCCTGCAAGCAACCTTGCAAGCGTAGTTGCTTCTTATATCACGACAAGCAGCTGA
- a CDS encoding PLP-dependent aminotransferase family protein, with protein MEFKFSEKVAHLQASAIREILKHSADPAVISFAAGSPAPDALPVKELEQISKELIAEEPNIVFQYGVTEGYTPLRDEVKKILAKKGVYNPEYDEVMITSGAQQANELSAKVLCNEGDTLLAEKPSFIGSLNAFKSYHVDLQGVTLEDDGINIAELEEKLKAGNVKLVYLIPNFQNPTGNTMSWEKRKAAFELCKKYGAVILEDNPYGDLRFAGEDIKSIKTLDTEGSVIYSGTFSKILSPGIRVGYVCAHKDIVQKIVVCKQVADVHTTMWSQMLAYRFLKKYDLDEHIEKLHKVYERKTNLMLSEIAKNFSSKITYTKPQGGLFIWCTLPEGVTTQQMLDFCTKAVKDYKVAIVPGTAFYINESDETRSFRLNFSTPTDENIVKGIEILGKLSKEMFGD; from the coding sequence ATGGAATTCAAGTTTTCTGAAAAGGTCGCACATCTCCAGGCATCAGCTATAAGAGAGATACTTAAGCATTCAGCCGATCCGGCTGTTATATCCTTTGCCGCAGGCTCTCCTGCACCCGACGCTCTCCCCGTAAAGGAACTGGAGCAGATCTCAAAGGAGCTTATCGCCGAGGAACCTAATATAGTATTCCAGTACGGCGTTACCGAGGGCTATACCCCTTTGCGTGACGAGGTAAAGAAGATACTCGCCAAGAAGGGCGTTTATAACCCTGAGTATGACGAGGTGATGATCACAAGCGGTGCTCAGCAGGCGAATGAGCTTTCTGCAAAGGTTCTCTGCAACGAGGGCGATACTCTCCTTGCTGAAAAGCCCAGCTTCATCGGCTCGCTCAATGCTTTCAAATCCTACCATGTTGACCTTCAGGGCGTAACACTTGAAGACGACGGCATAAATATCGCAGAGCTTGAAGAAAAGCTCAAAGCCGGGAATGTAAAGCTCGTTTATCTTATCCCTAACTTCCAGAATCCTACAGGCAATACAATGTCCTGGGAAAAGAGAAAGGCTGCATTTGAGCTTTGCAAAAAGTACGGCGCAGTTATCCTTGAAGATAACCCCTACGGCGACCTCCGCTTTGCAGGCGAGGATATAAAGAGCATCAAGACTCTTGACACCGAGGGCAGCGTTATCTATTCCGGCACATTCTCAAAAATTCTTTCACCCGGTATAAGAGTAGGCTATGTATGCGCTCATAAGGATATCGTTCAGAAGATAGTTGTCTGCAAGCAGGTGGCTGACGTTCATACTACCATGTGGTCGCAGATGCTCGCTTACAGGTTCTTAAAGAAGTATGACCTCGATGAGCATATCGAAAAGCTCCATAAGGTATATGAAAGAAAGACAAACCTTATGCTCTCCGAGATAGCCAAGAACTTCTCATCTAAGATAACATATACAAAGCCCCAGGGCGGCCTGTTCATCTGGTGTACTCTCCCCGAGGGCGTGACAACACAGCAGATGCTTGATTTCTGTACAAAGGCTGTCAAAGACTATAAGGTGGCTATCGTTCCCGGTACTGCCTTCTATATCAATGAATCTGACGAGACACGCTCGTTCAGGCTCAATTTCTCAACACCTACAGACGAGAATATCGTAAAGGGTATTGAGATACTCGGCAAGCTCTCAAAGGAAATGTTCGGTGACTGA
- a CDS encoding FtsX-like permease family protein: MQSARYRDLFREIRKSFGRYFSIMLIVALGCGFFSGIKATMPDMVDSAKEYFDENNLMDYRLMSSIGIKFEDVDAVRKAEGVSGAAPGYAKDVFYNYDNKSCVLKVMSYSNTIKPDSNNYLNSPVVLEGRLPEKSGECVVEKKLSSPSTFVVGNTLKLESAYENEDILSTFKTDTYEIVGIITSPLYIGYDRDATDVGSGEVLSYIMVPETDFVADYYTEIFISLEGLEDMEPFSDEYKEAVREKKQAAYEAFSKSVKERFDVLKSRGERDITVLERNISALDTALSMSQSDLKAAMQNYEAQLSQLDKDIQKADANGQSSLLLKGQRAQILMQYTVVSDICSGDKEKIESYQKQADELKAQAKEYQESLANVSEPTIYEFDRFDSSEDYSSFYNDSQKIDKLSKVFPVFFILVAALVCLTTMTRMVDDERMLIGTYKALGYSGRAVCFRYLFYGLSAALIGSVAGTAVGMQVFPKIIYRCYKMMYNMPSINTPFKIDYCVYCAAVSLGCVAVSVLWACWVSLRCAPSELMRPKAPPPGKRVIFEKMPLIWSRLGFLSKVTVRNLLRYKKRFVMTIVGVAGCAALIMTGFGLKYSISSMASLQFSDIWLYDGVIAYDSTKGYTSEQCFEALDDYKQITDKMPSRKYMSQCTDEEGVMHTADLVIVSEPDNFGNFVEMTSIDGNVTLNDNEVIITEKLSQLMNVSVGDTIGINITELGRCNVRVGGIMKNYIMHYVYMTPAFFENTYGFIPEYNMAFFKAEEGCDTEELKADLIRDKHFLGVSFKADSSEGFVDSLSSLDGVVVMLIVCAGFLATVVLYNLANINITERRRELATLKVLGFYDTETSAYIYRENIVGTLLGILAGFILGAVLHHFVVITSEVDMVMFNRSLVWYSYVYSAAITIVFAVLINILMHFKIRRIDEVESLKSVE; encoded by the coding sequence ATGCAGAGTGCAAGATATCGTGACCTGTTCCGTGAGATAAGAAAGTCTTTCGGAAGGTATTTTTCAATAATGCTGATAGTTGCGCTCGGCTGCGGCTTCTTCTCGGGCATCAAGGCAACTATGCCTGATATGGTAGACAGCGCAAAGGAATATTTTGATGAAAACAACCTTATGGATTACCGCCTTATGTCGTCTATCGGCATCAAGTTTGAAGATGTTGATGCCGTGCGTAAGGCTGAGGGTGTCAGCGGTGCTGCCCCGGGCTATGCAAAAGATGTGTTCTATAACTACGACAACAAAAGCTGTGTGCTCAAAGTCATGTCCTATAGCAACACTATCAAGCCCGACAGCAATAATTACCTGAATTCCCCGGTAGTCCTTGAAGGCCGCCTGCCTGAAAAGTCGGGCGAGTGCGTTGTTGAGAAAAAGCTCTCCTCGCCGTCAACATTTGTTGTCGGCAATACCCTTAAGCTCGAATCAGCCTATGAGAATGAGGATATCCTTTCAACATTCAAGACGGATACATATGAGATAGTAGGTATCATAACTTCACCCCTGTATATCGGCTATGACCGTGACGCTACAGATGTCGGCAGCGGTGAGGTGCTTAGCTATATAATGGTGCCTGAGACTGATTTCGTGGCTGATTACTATACAGAGATTTTCATAAGCCTTGAAGGCCTTGAAGATATGGAGCCTTTCTCTGACGAGTATAAAGAAGCTGTCAGAGAGAAAAAGCAGGCTGCGTATGAAGCCTTTTCAAAAAGCGTTAAAGAGCGGTTCGATGTCCTCAAATCAAGGGGCGAGCGTGATATCACAGTCTTGGAGCGCAATATCAGCGCCCTTGATACAGCGCTTTCTATGTCACAGTCTGACCTGAAAGCTGCCATGCAGAATTATGAAGCACAGCTCTCGCAGCTTGATAAGGATATACAAAAGGCTGATGCTAACGGCCAGAGCTCGCTGCTTCTTAAAGGTCAGCGTGCGCAGATACTAATGCAGTATACTGTTGTAAGCGATATCTGCTCCGGCGATAAGGAGAAGATAGAAAGCTATCAGAAGCAGGCCGATGAACTCAAAGCCCAGGCTAAGGAGTATCAGGAAAGTCTTGCAAATGTCAGTGAACCCACTATCTATGAGTTTGACCGCTTTGATTCAAGCGAGGACTACAGCTCGTTTTATAACGACAGCCAGAAGATCGATAAGCTCTCAAAGGTCTTTCCTGTGTTCTTTATCCTTGTTGCAGCGCTTGTCTGCCTGACAACTATGACCCGAATGGTCGATGATGAGCGTATGCTTATCGGCACATATAAAGCGCTTGGCTATTCAGGGCGTGCTGTGTGCTTTCGGTATCTTTTCTACGGCCTTAGTGCAGCGCTGATAGGCTCTGTCGCAGGCACGGCAGTCGGTATGCAGGTCTTCCCGAAGATAATCTACCGCTGCTATAAGATGATGTATAATATGCCGAGCATAAATACACCCTTCAAGATAGATTACTGTGTCTACTGTGCAGCCGTTTCTCTCGGGTGTGTGGCAGTCTCTGTGCTGTGGGCGTGCTGGGTGTCGCTTCGGTGTGCTCCCTCTGAGCTTATGCGTCCGAAAGCGCCTCCTCCCGGCAAAAGAGTCATCTTTGAAAAAATGCCGCTTATCTGGAGCAGGCTCGGCTTTCTGTCAAAGGTCACAGTGCGTAACCTGTTAAGATATAAAAAGCGTTTTGTCATGACCATAGTCGGTGTTGCAGGCTGTGCGGCTCTTATCATGACAGGCTTCGGGCTTAAGTATTCGATAAGCTCTATGGCGTCACTCCAGTTTTCTGATATATGGCTGTATGACGGGGTGATAGCCTATGATTCCACAAAAGGCTATACCTCTGAGCAGTGCTTTGAGGCGCTTGATGATTACAAGCAGATAACCGATAAGATGCCCTCTCGTAAATATATGTCCCAGTGTACTGATGAAGAAGGCGTTATGCATACAGCCGACCTTGTAATAGTAAGCGAGCCGGATAATTTCGGCAATTTTGTAGAAATGACATCAATTGACGGCAACGTCACGCTTAACGATAATGAGGTGATTATCACCGAGAAGCTGAGCCAGCTGATGAATGTCAGCGTGGGTGACACTATCGGTATCAACATCACCGAGCTTGGCCGCTGTAATGTCAGAGTAGGCGGCATCATGAAAAACTATATCATGCACTATGTCTATATGACGCCTGCGTTTTTTGAAAACACATACGGCTTTATACCTGAGTATAATATGGCTTTCTTCAAAGCAGAGGAGGGCTGCGACACAGAGGAGCTCAAAGCAGACCTTATCAGGGATAAGCATTTCCTCGGCGTTTCGTTTAAGGCGGATTCGTCAGAGGGATTTGTAGATTCGCTGTCATCGCTTGACGGTGTGGTAGTTATGCTGATAGTCTGTGCCGGGTTTTTAGCGACTGTCGTGCTTTATAATCTTGCCAATATCAATATCACAGAGCGCCGGCGTGAGCTTGCGACGCTTAAAGTCCTTGGCTTTTACGACACCGAGACGAGCGCTTATATCTACCGTGAGAATATAGTCGGCACACTGCTTGGTATCCTTGCAGGCTTCATTCTCGGGGCGGTGCTCCACCACTTTGTTGTCATTACCTCAGAGGTCGATATGGTAATGTTCAACCGCTCGCTCGTGTGGTATTCCTATGTATATTCTGCTGCGATAACAATAGTCTTCGCAGTGCTTATAAATATTCTGATGCACTTCAAGATAAGGCGCATCGACGAAGTTGAATCACTTAAATCTGTTGAGTAA
- the ychF gene encoding redox-regulated ATPase YchF, with product MKLGMVGLPNVGKSTLFNALTNAGAESANYPFCTIEPNVGIVSVPDERLDKLAEMYHPVKFTPATLEFVDIAGLVKGASKGEGLGNKFLANIREVDAIVHVVRCFEDDNIIHVDGSINPARDIETIDLELVFADVELIERKLDRTKKAMKGDKSLAPIVDFLERLKAHLEEGKAARGFEMTDEEREALKETPLLSLKPVIYAANLSEDDFRNNIDNNANYKKVCEIAAAEGSAVLPICAQIEAEISDMGDEDKAMFLDDLGLEQSGLNRIIKEGYALLGYISFLTAGEPEVRAWTIVRGTKAPQAAGKIHTDFEKGFIRAEVVSFDDLMACGSMAGAKEKGLVRLEGKDYVMQDGDIVLFRFNV from the coding sequence ATGAAGTTAGGTATGGTAGGTCTTCCCAATGTCGGGAAGAGCACACTTTTTAATGCACTTACAAATGCAGGCGCTGAGTCGGCAAACTATCCGTTCTGTACTATAGAGCCCAATGTGGGCATAGTATCTGTCCCTGATGAAAGGCTCGATAAGCTCGCAGAGATGTATCACCCTGTAAAGTTTACCCCTGCAACACTTGAATTCGTTGATATCGCAGGCCTTGTAAAGGGCGCATCCAAAGGAGAGGGTCTTGGCAATAAGTTCCTTGCAAATATCCGTGAGGTAGATGCTATAGTTCACGTTGTAAGATGCTTTGAGGACGATAATATTATCCACGTTGATGGCTCAATAAACCCTGCAAGAGATATCGAGACTATTGACCTTGAGCTCGTTTTTGCAGACGTTGAGCTTATCGAGCGCAAGCTCGACAGAACAAAGAAGGCTATGAAAGGCGATAAGTCGCTTGCTCCTATAGTTGATTTCCTTGAAAGGCTCAAAGCTCACCTTGAAGAAGGCAAGGCTGCCCGTGGCTTTGAAATGACCGACGAGGAAAGGGAAGCTCTTAAGGAAACGCCCCTGCTTTCTCTTAAGCCTGTGATCTACGCTGCAAACCTCTCTGAGGACGATTTCAGAAATAATATCGACAACAACGCAAACTATAAAAAGGTCTGCGAGATAGCAGCAGCTGAGGGCTCGGCAGTTCTGCCAATCTGCGCTCAGATAGAAGCCGAGATATCCGATATGGGCGATGAGGATAAGGCTATGTTCCTTGATGACCTCGGCCTTGAACAGTCCGGCCTTAACAGGATCATCAAGGAAGGCTATGCGCTGCTCGGCTATATCTCGTTCCTTACAGCAGGCGAGCCTGAGGTAAGAGCCTGGACTATCGTTCGTGGCACAAAGGCTCCCCAGGCAGCCGGTAAGATACATACCGACTTTGAAAAGGGCTTTATCCGTGCCGAGGTAGTGTCATTTGATGACCTTATGGCCTGCGGCAGTATGGCAGGCGCTAAGGAGAAAGGCCTTGTTCGCCTTGAAGGCAAGGACTATGTGATGCAGGACGGAGATATCGTTCTTTTCCGCTTTAATGTGTAA
- a CDS encoding GNAT family N-acetyltransferase — MRELETQRLRLRYITEEDTQQIFSCWASDPEVAKYVTWKAHRTIDDTREIMHYWLDEYKKPDRYRYGIELKTDGTLIGMIDVVGFHNGAPVVGYCMGRAYWGNGYMTEALGAVVKELFENSFDTIVIEAVADNIASNKVILKNGFKLVAEREDALSPQKPDEKVKINSYRLYKQ; from the coding sequence ATGAGAGAACTTGAAACGCAGCGGCTAAGGCTTCGGTATATCACCGAGGAGGATACACAGCAGATATTCAGCTGCTGGGCGAGTGACCCCGAGGTCGCAAAATATGTGACCTGGAAGGCTCACAGAACAATCGATGACACCAGGGAGATCATGCACTACTGGCTCGATGAGTATAAAAAGCCTGACCGCTACCGCTACGGTATCGAGCTTAAAACAGACGGCACGCTTATCGGTATGATAGATGTCGTGGGCTTTCATAACGGCGCACCTGTCGTGGGCTATTGCATGGGCAGGGCATACTGGGGCAACGGCTATATGACCGAGGCTCTCGGCGCAGTTGTCAAAGAGCTTTTTGAAAACAGCTTTGATACTATAGTTATCGAGGCCGTTGCTGATAATATCGCCAGCAATAAGGTGATCTTAAAAAACGGCTTCAAGCTCGTCGCAGAAAGGGAAGATGCTCTTTCACCTCAGAAGCCTGATGAGAAAGTCAAGATAAACTCCTACAGACTCTATAAGCAATAA
- the purD gene encoding phosphoribosylamine--glycine ligase — translation MNILVVGGGGREHAIIMKLAESPKVDKLYCTPGNGGISRYAECFNVGATDIEGVVKLAKELKPDMVVVAPDDPLVLGMVDALQAEGFRTFGPKKDAAIIEGSKVFSKELMKKYKIPTAGYEVFSDSESAIKYVKEQNTYPTVIKADGLALGKGVILAQSEEEAVEAIKSMIDGKQFGDSSSTVVIEEFLTGPEVSVLSFTDGKTVVPMISSMDHKRALDNDEGLNTGGMGTVAPNPYYTEDIAKECMEKIFLPTINAMNKEGRTFEGCLYFGLMLTPKGPKVIEYNCRFGDPETQVVLPMLDHDLAEIFEAIYDHRLADLDIKWKSGCCTCVVMASGGYPVKYEKGIEISGLDDKGQVEGAFVYHAGTKLSDGKFLTNGGRVLGVTCNALTLQGALDKSYEAVKKISWKDEHHRSDIGQRALKALHNDPLDLEYKQDMEDYIEENGVYLRQ, via the coding sequence ATGAATATATTAGTTGTCGGCGGCGGCGGCAGAGAGCACGCCATAATCATGAAGCTCGCAGAGTCCCCCAAGGTAGACAAGCTCTACTGCACACCGGGTAACGGCGGCATCAGCAGATATGCTGAGTGCTTTAATGTAGGTGCTACTGACATTGAGGGCGTTGTAAAGCTCGCTAAGGAGCTCAAGCCTGACATGGTAGTAGTTGCGCCTGACGATCCGCTCGTTTTAGGCATGGTAGATGCACTTCAGGCAGAGGGCTTCAGGACCTTCGGCCCCAAGAAGGATGCAGCTATAATCGAGGGCTCAAAGGTATTCTCAAAGGAGCTCATGAAAAAATACAAGATACCCACAGCAGGATACGAGGTATTCTCTGACAGCGAGAGCGCAATCAAGTATGTAAAAGAGCAGAACACCTACCCTACTGTTATAAAGGCAGACGGTCTTGCACTCGGCAAGGGCGTAATTCTCGCACAGAGCGAGGAGGAGGCTGTTGAGGCTATCAAGTCGATGATAGACGGCAAGCAGTTCGGAGATAGCAGCTCGACTGTCGTTATCGAGGAATTCCTCACAGGGCCTGAGGTATCTGTGCTTTCATTCACTGACGGAAAGACTGTTGTTCCTATGATATCCTCTATGGATCACAAGAGAGCGCTCGACAACGACGAGGGTCTCAACACAGGCGGCATGGGCACAGTTGCTCCCAACCCCTACTACACAGAGGACATTGCAAAGGAATGCATGGAGAAGATATTCCTGCCTACCATAAATGCCATGAACAAGGAAGGCAGAACATTTGAAGGCTGTCTGTATTTCGGCCTTATGCTCACACCCAAGGGGCCTAAGGTGATTGAGTACAACTGCCGTTTCGGCGACCCGGAGACACAGGTAGTGCTGCCGATGCTTGATCATGACCTTGCTGAGATATTCGAGGCGATATACGACCACAGGCTCGCAGACCTTGACATAAAGTGGAAGAGCGGCTGCTGCACCTGCGTTGTTATGGCAAGCGGCGGCTACCCTGTAAAGTATGAAAAGGGCATCGAGATAAGCGGCCTTGATGACAAGGGTCAGGTAGAAGGCGCATTTGTATACCACGCAGGCACAAAGCTCTCTGACGGAAAGTTCTTGACAAACGGCGGCAGAGTACTGGGCGTTACCTGCAATGCGCTGACATTACAGGGTGCGCTTGACAAGTCCTACGAAGCTGTAAAGAAGATAAGCTGGAAGGACGAGCATCACCGCAGCGACATCGGCCAGCGTGCGCTCAAGGCGCTGCACAACGACCCTCTTGATCTTGAATACAAGCAGGACATGGAGGATTACATCGAAGAAAACGGCGTTTACTTAAGACAGTAA